TTCCGTCGTAATTGACCAGATGGCTGTCGTCGGATGGTTTGTGATAATCCTCATGCTGTCCTGTAAAGAAATGGATCGAAGGAATGTTTTTCAGGTAAAAAGCAGTATGATCCGATGGACCTATGCCTCCCTCGCTGTAGTTAAAAGTAAAACCAGGCATTCTGCACTTATCCAAAAGAGATTTCCATTCCAGTGATGTTCCTACTCCACTGATGGCGATGGTTTTTTCGGATTCAGCCTGCCCACCATATCCAGGTTGATCATGGCTAACATGCTTTCCTGTGGAATAGTGGGATTTTCCATAAAGGCTTTCGATCCCAACAGTCCCATTTCTTCTCCGGAAAATGCAATAAAAAGCACATTGAATTTTAATTTTTCTCTTGCTTCAGATTTTCTGCCAGCCATAACATGGCAGCGATTCCGCTTGCATTGTCGTCGGCACCATTGTGGAT
This portion of the Saprospiraceae bacterium genome encodes:
- a CDS encoding M28 family peptidase is translated as MAGRKSEAREKLKFNVLFIAFSGEEMGLLGSKAFMENPTIPQESMLAMINLDMVGRLNPKKPSPSVE